From Bacteroidota bacterium, the proteins below share one genomic window:
- a CDS encoding SLBB domain-containing protein, with the protein MKQRISILVVVLLWAAASRAQFTAPAGGGGTNSPVPTLTASLPDKTSPTLQPDALVFDGAVDPSEYHMGPGDILMYRSWTSNDAQQLMVSADQVLAIPRIGAFDTKGKTLAQIKDEVRVKVEKDFRRASGDNPIFSLTLTQPRRVIVSVFGQVETPGVYTYNGGTRASVAVAVANKPVERATVIGDQAFQLEQQKRKREEDRLKPYLGDANDKTASLRNIVVTHSDGTSERVDLIRFNATHDSRFCPLLREGDVIYVPYKKTLEGQIGVYGSVKAPGDYEFVNGDSLWAMVRACYGPTDGADLTRVELVRMNTDGISSTTTTVNCESIKNGTATDIELQAGDRVFVRNTPDQRELSRVIVKGEVRYPGVYPIMRTGTKLSDVIRLAGGFTPNAFLAGGSVTRKKIDIDNKDITAEDEAKLVGRLANLTVEDTANFHFLTQVRNPYVAVDMVRLFEKGDANADITLRDGDVISIPVTPNSVYVWGYVGSTGYIPYHPGASVNDYVNLAGGYAEGSVPDGTRVIKARTRQWLKPKETTVDPGDEIYVPQEHLYPSGYDLQKTQTIVGIVSTVVYAVTGIISLVLVLKK; encoded by the coding sequence ATGAAGCAACGAATTTCCATTTTAGTCGTCGTGCTGCTCTGGGCTGCGGCATCGCGCGCGCAGTTCACGGCTCCGGCAGGCGGCGGCGGTACGAACTCACCGGTGCCGACACTCACGGCATCTTTGCCGGACAAAACGTCACCGACACTCCAGCCTGATGCGCTCGTCTTCGACGGCGCTGTCGATCCGTCCGAATATCACATGGGTCCAGGTGACATACTGATGTATCGCTCCTGGACGAGCAACGATGCCCAGCAACTGATGGTCTCGGCCGACCAGGTGTTGGCGATTCCTCGTATCGGAGCATTCGATACCAAGGGCAAGACACTTGCGCAGATCAAAGACGAAGTGCGCGTGAAAGTGGAAAAAGATTTCAGGCGTGCGAGCGGTGATAACCCGATCTTCTCATTGACACTCACGCAACCGCGACGCGTAATCGTCAGTGTGTTTGGGCAGGTCGAGACTCCAGGAGTCTATACCTACAATGGTGGTACTCGTGCCTCGGTCGCGGTCGCAGTTGCGAACAAACCGGTCGAGCGTGCCACCGTCATCGGCGACCAGGCGTTTCAGCTCGAACAACAAAAACGCAAGCGCGAAGAAGACCGCTTGAAGCCATACCTCGGGGATGCAAACGATAAAACAGCCAGCCTCCGCAATATCGTTGTCACACATTCCGACGGCACGAGCGAACGTGTCGATCTCATTCGTTTCAATGCGACACATGACTCCCGGTTTTGTCCGTTGCTTCGCGAAGGCGATGTCATCTACGTGCCGTATAAGAAGACGCTCGAAGGTCAGATCGGAGTCTATGGATCGGTAAAGGCGCCGGGCGACTACGAATTTGTAAACGGCGATTCGCTTTGGGCAATGGTCAGAGCATGTTACGGCCCCACCGACGGCGCAGATCTGACGCGTGTCGAACTCGTTCGCATGAATACCGACGGGATAAGCTCGACGACGACGACTGTGAACTGCGAGTCGATCAAAAACGGCACAGCGACCGATATCGAATTGCAGGCAGGTGACCGTGTGTTCGTGCGCAATACACCCGATCAACGCGAGCTTTCGCGAGTCATTGTCAAAGGAGAAGTTCGTTACCCCGGTGTATATCCGATCATGCGGACCGGGACGAAGTTGTCGGATGTGATCCGATTGGCCGGCGGCTTTACGCCGAATGCGTTTCTGGCAGGCGGCTCGGTGACCCGTAAGAAGATCGATATCGATAACAAGGACATTACTGCCGAGGACGAAGCGAAGCTCGTCGGGCGGCTTGCGAATCTTACGGTCGAAGATACCGCGAACTTCCATTTCCTGACGCAGGTACGCAACCCCTATGTCGCGGTGGATATGGTACGATTGTTCGAGAAGGGCGATGCCAATGCGGATATTACACTTCGTGACGGCGATGTGATCTCGATCCCGGTAACGCCGAACTCGGTGTACGTCTGGGGATACGTCGGCAGCACCGGGTACATTCCGTATCATCCGGGAGCATCGGTCAATGACTATGTGAATCTTGCCGGTGGGTATGCCGAAGGGAGCGTGCCCGACGGGACCCGCGTGATTAAAGCACGTACGCGTCAGTGGCTCAAACCCAAGGAAACAACCGTCGATCCTGGCGATGAGATCTATGTTCCGCAGGAGCATCTCTATCCATCCGGATACGATCTGCAAAAGACGCAAACGATCGTCGGCATCGTCAGCACGGTCGTCTATGCAGTGACTGGTATCATCTCACTCGTGCTCGTACTCAAGAAGTAA
- the wecB gene encoding UDP-N-acetylglucosamine 2-epimerase (non-hydrolyzing), which produces MKVAPVLAVLRAQANDRFETLLVHTGQHYDANMSDVFFADLDMPKPEVFLGVGSGSHAEQTAKVMIEMEALIRDEKPDLLLVAGDVNSTLAAAIVAAKAGVKLGHIESGLRSFDRGMPEEINRIVADEFSDLCFVTEPSGLKNLEHEGIDKSRVFYVGNTMIDSVVKYRDAAQRKFASLASRFGIASKQFALVTLHRPSNVDDKANLTLLVDLFEKMSLLTTKIVFPVHPRTRKRFEEFGLAARVAANTALELIEPLGYLDFLALQDAAAVVVTDSGGVQEETTALGVPCITARENTERPCTIEVGTNELVGLDITRILELTQKAMLGQWKNARVPEHWDGRASERILAVLKEKIV; this is translated from the coding sequence ATGAAAGTCGCGCCCGTGCTCGCAGTGCTTCGCGCGCAGGCGAACGACCGTTTCGAAACGCTGCTCGTGCACACGGGCCAGCACTACGATGCGAACATGTCGGACGTATTCTTCGCCGATCTCGATATGCCGAAGCCTGAGGTGTTCCTCGGTGTCGGCAGCGGCTCGCATGCCGAACAGACGGCGAAAGTCATGATCGAGATGGAAGCGCTCATCCGCGACGAGAAACCTGACTTGTTGCTCGTAGCCGGCGATGTGAACTCGACACTCGCGGCTGCCATCGTCGCAGCGAAAGCAGGCGTGAAGCTCGGGCACATTGAAAGCGGGCTGCGCTCGTTCGATCGCGGCATGCCTGAGGAGATCAACCGCATCGTCGCCGATGAGTTTTCCGATCTGTGTTTTGTGACAGAACCGAGTGGGCTCAAGAATCTCGAGCACGAGGGCATCGATAAGTCGCGAGTGTTCTACGTTGGAAACACGATGATCGACTCGGTGGTGAAGTATCGTGACGCTGCGCAGAGGAAATTCGCTTCGCTAGCATCGCGCTTCGGTATTGCGTCGAAGCAGTTCGCGCTCGTGACCCTGCACCGGCCGAGCAACGTGGATGACAAAGCGAACCTGACGCTGCTCGTCGATCTCTTCGAGAAGATGTCGCTGCTTACGACGAAGATCGTATTTCCGGTACATCCGCGCACGCGTAAACGATTCGAAGAATTCGGACTCGCTGCGCGCGTTGCCGCGAACACGGCACTCGAACTCATCGAACCGCTCGGCTATCTTGATTTTCTTGCGTTGCAGGATGCCGCTGCCGTTGTCGTCACCGATTCTGGCGGTGTGCAGGAAGAGACGACGGCACTGGGCGTGCCGTGCATCACCGCGCGAGAGAACACCGAGCGTCCGTGCACGATCGAGGTCGGTACGAACGAACTTGTTGGCCTCGATATCACTCGCATTCTCGAACTCACGCAGAAAGCGATGCTGGGGCAATGGAAGAACGCACGTGTACCCGAACATTGGGATGGTCGTGCAAGCGAGCGCATCCTCGCAGTCTTGAAGGAGAAGATCGTTTGA